In Oncorhynchus mykiss isolate Arlee chromosome 32, USDA_OmykA_1.1, whole genome shotgun sequence, the DNA window acacacacacacacacacacacaaaaaagtcCATCCGCGtggtcacacacacgcacacatacacaaatacacacacgtgCCAATCTTTTTGGGGTCAGAGTGTCTCGGGTCTCTTTCCTTCGTAGTAAAAACAGTGGAACACAGGATGTAGTCTCCATACTGCAGTCCTTCCATCAGAACACAGGATGTAGTCTCCATACTGCAGTCCTTCCATCAGAACACAGGATGTAGTCTCCATACTGCAGTCCTTCCATCAGAACACAGGATGTAGTCTCCATACTGCAGTCCTTCCATCAGAACACAGGATGTAGTCACCATACTGCAGTCCTTCCATCAGAACACAGGATGTAGTCTCCATACTGCAGTCCTTCCATCAGAACACAGGATGTAGTCTCCATACTGCAGTCCTTCCATCAGAACACAGGATGTAGTCACCATACTGCAGTCCTTCCATCAGAACACAGGATGTAGTCTCCATACTGCAGTCCTTCCATCAGAACACAGGATGTAGTCTCCATACTGCAGTCCTTCCATCAGAACACAGGATGTAGTCTCCATACTGCAGTCCTTCCATCAGAACACAGGATGTAGTCTCCATACTGCAGTCCTTCCATCAGAACACAGGATGTAGTCTCCATACTGCAGTCCTTCCATCAGAACACAGGATGTAGTCTCCATACTGCAGTCCTTCCATCAGAACACAGGATGTAGTCTCCATACTGCAGTCCTTCCATCAGAACACAGGATGTAGTCTCCATACTGCAGTCCTTCCATCAGAACACAGGATGTAGTCTCCATACTGCAGTCCTTCCATCAGAACACAGAATGTAGTCTCCATACTGCAGTCCTTCCATCAGAACACAGGATGTAGTCACCATACTGCAGTCCTTCCATCAGAACACAGGATGTAGTCTCCATACTGCAGTCCTTCCATCAGAACACAGGATGTAGTCTCCATACTGCAGTCCTTCCATCAGAACACAGGATGTAGTCTCCATACTGCAGTCCTTCCATCAGAACACAGGATGTAGTCACCATACTGCAGTCCTTCCATCAGAACACAGGATGTAGTCTCCATACTGCAGTCCTTCCATCAGAACACAGGATGTAGTCACCATACTGCAGTCCTTGTTGATGCCATTGTTTCATTGTTGTGGTGAGATTATGGGTCTGTGAGTTGGAGTCTTTGTACAGATGCTGGTAATTCAAGAGCTGATGCCGTAGTTCACTTCCCTCCTATTGAACACACAGAGtgcagggtgtagggtgtagggtgtagggtttagggttagggaaaggcTCAGCCTCTCGGTTCAGCCTCAGCCTCTGTCACTCCTTCTTTCCagctgggtgggtgtgtgtgtgtgtgtgtgtgtgtgtgtgtgtgtgtgtgtgtgtgtgtgtgtgtgtgtgtgtgtgtgtgtgtgtgtgattgtcatAGCTGGAGAACTAAAGCTCTACTCTCCAGAGCTGGCAGATAAATGATCGTCCTTTATCTTGTTCTGAAAGTCTCTCCTTAAAAAAAGTGTAGAAATCTGAAAAGGGTTGAGATTTAATACacctgtaagagagagagagagagagagacagacagagagagagagagagagagagagagagacagagagagacagagagagagaacgagacagagagagagagagagacagacagagagagaaagagagagagagacagagagagacagagagagagacagagagagagagacagagagagagagagacaaagagagacagagagagagagacagagagagagagcgagagagagagagagagacagagagagaggcaaagagagagagagacagagagagcgagatagagagggagacagagagagacagagagagagacagcgagagagagagagacagacagagagagagagacagagagagagcgagacagagagagagagagacaaagagagacagagagagagagacagagagagcgagagagagcgagagagagagagagagagagagagagagagacaaagagagagagacagagagagagagagacagagagagagagagagagagagagagagagagagagagagagagagagacagagagaaagagggagacagagacagagagagagagacaaagagagagagaaactggaaTTATGATGTGATTGTTAGACTAATTACCTTAACAGATGTTTATAAATGTCTATAGGTGGATCTAACCCTTTAATAGAGACATCTAGTGTCTTACCTGTGCCTACAGGCTGGTGACACTGAAGCTGTCATCGCTGGGGGGGTCTAGAAGCTGACAGAGCACTCCTCCTCCTCGAGGTGGGGGCtgtggggggtagagagggtgCATCCCAGGGCACGGGGGGTAGCCCATGTCCTCAGAATGGGGCAAGGAGGCCTGGGGGGGCTtgtggtggggggaggggtacgGGGAAAGCTGCAGGGGGGCTGACCTTAGCCCCGAGGTGAGGTGGGGGGGCAGGTCCCgtttgtgggggtgggggggtccaTGGGGGGGCATCGTGCTGTGAGAGGGTCGCTCCTCGTAAAGCAGGGGGTTGGGGTGGGAGTGAGTATGGGGAgagaggttagggttggggtgggagtgaggggagaggttagggttggggtgaggggagaggttagggttggggtgtgttgagaggttagggttggggtgggggtgagggagaggggagaggttagggttggggtgggggtgagggagaggggagaggttagggttggggtgggagtgggagtggggggagaggttagggttggggtgggggtgtgttgAGAGGTTAGTGTTGGGGTGAGGGGAGAGGTTAGGGttgggatgagggagaggggagaggttagggttggggtgggagtgggagtggggggagaggttagtgttggggtgaggggagaggttagggttggggtgggggtgggggctaGTGTGTAGGGTGGGCTTTGTATACATGTTAGGATGAGTGTGAGTGTGGGGGTGAAGATGTTGGTTGTGGTTTGAATGAaggtggtgtgtgttggtgtgcggGTGTTTTTTGCTATGGGGGTTGTTGTGCGTGTGAGGGTTGGTGTTagggttggagtgtgtgtgtgggctcaTATTTGCGTGAGGGTTGGGGtttgggtgtgtgttggtgtgtgtcggtgtgttggtgtgtgggtgtgtgttggtgtgtgggtgtgcagAAGCTTTAGGATCAGGATGGTTGTTAGGGCTAGCGTGAGGGTTCACATTAGCGTGTACGTGTGCGTTgtcgtgtgtgttagtgtgagggCTGGTGCTGCCACTGAGCGATGCCCCGCTGTACCAACAAGGGGAGCTACAGCAGCTGGGAGAATCATACTGGGAGGTGAAATGGTCCTTGGAGATGGTTGCTGGGTTACGATAGGGGGGGCTCAGCGCTGTTCCACAGTGGGCCAGTAACCGTGGCGATTGGGAGCAGGACggggagaaggaggagtggggaggagcaGGGGTGAGAGGGGGGTGGTAGGGCTGGGGGGTGGGTGATAGTttgggaggataggaggaggctGTGGAAGTCatcccaggggagagagaggaggatgaggccTCGCCAGGGAAGAGGGTTGGGTAGCGCTCCTCTGAGGacggggtggaggggtgggcggAGTAAGGAGTTGGGGAGGGGTACTCACAGGGCTCGGGGGGGTAACCAAGGTGTAGGGCAAGggtagggaggggggagaggctGCTGCTGTCTCCACTGAAGTAGTCAAGGCCTTCCTGGAACAACCCCCCCTGAGCagtaccccctcctcctccatccccaccCCCAGCAGCCTTACCCTTCTTCCCCCCTGGGGGGCGTTCTCTTGGGGACGGGCACAGCCTTCCCCTGCCTCCCCTCGCCCCCCTGCCCTGCCGCCCCCCAATCCCACTGCGTTTGGCACCAGAGCCCTGGGTTGAGGTGTGGGACTGTGTCTGGGCTGGGGGGCTGGTGGGAGAGTCTGGGGGGAGCTCCGGTCCTGGTCCACCACCCCCCTCCTTTTCCATTTGGGGTTCGGCAGCATTCCGTTTCCTGCGCCCCCGCCCGGGCTTTCCCTGCCCCTGGAAGAGAACGTTCTGGCTCCAGTTGTAAGAGGGGCCTGAGGCGCTCTCATGCCAGTCCATCATTAACTTCTCCAGACTTGATAGGCTGGACTGGCCTTGACCTCCCTCTCCACCAATAGGAAGAGACTCCCTGCCTCCACCCTGCCTGTAAGCCCCACCTCCGGAACCTGAACCCGAGCCTCCGCCCCCACCTCCGGTACTGACCCCGCCTCCTGACCCGGTGACCCCCAGGTGGGATGAGTCAGAGGAGGACTCTGATAGGCTCTCGAGGAAGGGTTGTCGCTTGACCTTTTGTGGGGTGTAGTTAGAGATGTCCAGGATGTCTTTGGGCTCGCTGGGGCCTGGGGTGACGTAGTCACTGTAGCCTCCTGGGTAATGATGAGCCAGACTGTCCCATGCCCAGCCACTGGAGCCCTGTCTGCAACACACAGCACATTTTATTCACTCTATTTACTTAAAACTGCATAGTTGGTGAAGGGCTTTAAGAAGTACTTATTTAGGACACAAAGTGATTTATAGATCAGGGATTTAGTGTTATGGTGTTATGTATCTCAAACACATACAACTATAGAAGAAGTTAGGGTAGGATTGTACTCTAATCCAAACTCTGTGGTTCCAGACAAGTTAGACCTGAAGCTACTTACTTGCAGTTCCACTGGTTGGaggggtagtgtctataaccctCTGGAGATGATGAGGAATGGAAGGGGTTGTTCTTGGCCATGGCCATATACCCCCCTCCCCCTGGAGAGGATGGTCCAACCTGCCCAGGGTAGCCCCCATATCCACGCTTGGAAAAATTGGAATAGCCCATCTGACCCTGGCCCACGGGGGGGACTGTGGAGGCCTTATCCAGCCCTGCTGCCCCGTAGGCTGCAAAGCTGCAGTCTGTGGGTCTCTGTGGTGCTGCACTGCCCCccgcaggagaggaggaggaatagccGGACGGGTAGTGACCgtaggaggagggatggggggaactgggagagcgaggcagagagagggagggaggggtggacttTGGGAAGGAGGAAGTGGTCGGGGAGTTCTGGGAAAGGTAGTAGCTGTAATGAGGTCtggaagaggaggacgaagagaCCTGGGTTTGGTTCTCCCTTGCCTCTCCTTTGGGGCTGCGCTTGGGGAAGGCTGGGGACCAGCGAGAACCTGGGCCGGGGGCAGTGCTGGAGGAGTCGTAGCCCGGGGTGGGAGGAGGTTTCCTGGGGTCAGGCCGAGAGGAGGAGATATCCAGGAGGTCGGAGGAGTCGTCAGAGTCGAGCAGGGAGCGAAAATATCCAGCGAACAAACCCTGCACTTCATCACCACCTCCACCTTCTCTGCTGCCCCCAGGGCTGCCGTATGCACCTGCTCTTCCCCCCTCACAGGGCAGGAAGTCCCCCCTCAGGGAGCCACAGGCCTGGTACGCCCccggccctctctccctctcccctccccggTCATCCTCCCAGACACCTCCACCATTAGACCAGTCTTGCTCCAGGTGACCTCCTGCCTCCCCTTTCAGAACCCCATTCTTGCACGAGCGTCGTTTTCTCATCGGCTTCCACCCGTCACCTCCAGCCCCCATCTCCCCCCCTGCAACCCCTCCTCCCCTGCCCCCCCCACCCTTCCCTCGTTTCCTGGGTAACCCTGGTTCTGACAGAGCAGGGATCACTTTCCTTTTCTTCCCGATCGTCTCGAAGAAGTCACTGAAGGAGCTCTTGAAGCCCTCTCCAccggctcctcctgctcctcctcccctgccccctacgccaccacccctccctcccctgcgTCTGAACCCTGTGAGTCGGTGGAGCAGGGCGGAGATCCCAGGGTTGTTGGACGGCGTGTGAAAGCTATCCGGTTCGCTGGGTGTCCAGCAGCGTGGTGGGGAGCAGCGGCCGGTGGCAGGCGTTTGGTGGTTTAGGAACGCCAGTTTGGACAGAACGTCTCCGTACTCTGTCTTGACGTCGTTGGTGTCGTTCACGTACGACGGTTGCGGAGATGGGAGCTTGGTCCGCCGGCGCCGACGAGGTTTCTTGGGCTCGCCGTTCCCACTGGCAGCGACAAAATTCCCACCTGTTTTATCTGGCATTCCCGGTACAACCTGTTTGGGAGGTCGGCCACGTCTGCGTTTCAGGATCACCGGGAGTTCTCCAGGCGGGAACATGACCATCACATTCTTCCCATTGTTCTTCATGCGAAGGAGCGCAGTTGGCTCTCGGACCACCGATGTcaccccctctgctccctccaacCCCCCCTCGCCACTGGCCCCGCCCCTCTCCGGTCCGACAACGGTCTCCATGGAGGAAATCTTGTAGCTCTTTTGGCGTCGGCTGAGGTTGACCGGGATACGAGCCACCTTCACCACGATACGCCTCACCTGGGAAacagacaaaaacaaacacaataaAAAACATATTATAACCCTTATTTTCCTGGTTAAAATCTGGTTGATGTCAgacaacaaaataacaacatgGCTTCTGGGTTGTTTTGACTGCTTTGTGGGTAATAATATGCTGAAACTTGAACTCACACCAACGAACCGCCGTTTCTGTTTAGTGGGAGGAACTAGATCATCAGGTACCTCCTTCTTCACTGTCGGCTGGGGAACGGTATTGATCGATGGACAAGGCGAAAGATTGGTCGCTGGTCTGGGCGAGGCTTTGGGCGAGGCTTTCATCGATGGTCTGGGTTGGGCTTTTTGTTTGGCGTTGGTTGAAGGTCTAGGTTGGGGTTTGGTTGATGTTCTGGGTTTGGGCGCTGGCCGGGGGGCGTAGTGAGAGGTGGGGTGTGGTGTAGGGCGTGGTGTAGGGCGTGGTGAAGGGCGTGGTGCTACAGGTACAGCTGAGTCAGCAGGCTTCGAGGTTGCAGGTAAACCCTCCTCCACTGTGGGGCGCTCTACCTTTACATGtacactcaccctctctttctcctcctcttcttcctcctctgccatctcctcctccctctcgctctccctccctcccctcctctctccatcctcggTGGATCGGCGGATGCGGGAGGACTTGCGTAGCTGGCAGGGGAAGCGAGGTCGACCGGAGCTACGGAGCGCATACTTCCTCTCTCCTTCGACAGATACAGGGGAGGGATCTACAGGGTCTGGGCCAATAGTAGAAGGGTTTGAACCGGATGGACCAATAAGAGAAGGGCCTGTAGGATTTGGGCCAATAGCTCTTGAGGGTTTAGAGAGATCCAGAGGTGTTGGTCCAATATGGGCAGGGCTAATGGCCGGGGGCCTGTCTCTGTTTGCAGAGGGTGGAGGAAGCGGGCTGCAGGGAGAGGGAGCAACTTGCTGATTGGTGCAGGCTGAATGAGTGACAGGCAAGAGGACCTGTCGCTGAGGTGATCTGGTGTGAGTCTCTGGTGATGAAACAGTTCTGGGCTGCTCTGGACCGGCAGAGTCCGAGTGTGTGTGAgcatccatgtgtgtgttagCGGCTAGGTGTGTGTTAGCGGCTAGGTGTGTGTTAGCGGCTAGGTGTGTGTTAGCGgctaggtgtgtgtgagtgtccgcAGGTGTGTGCATTTGGAGATCCGTGTAAATCTGCATTCCTGTGACTCCTgtctgtcctggtgtgtgtgtctctgtctgccaGCGTCGGCGTGTTCCAAGGCCAGGCCTCCTGTGCAGGTGAACCCCGTTGGCCAGGGAGTGGGGCGAGGGTGATGGTGAAAGGTCAAGGGTCCCTTGAGCTCCAGCCTCAGCACTGGGTTCCACTATGACCCTCTCCTGTACCCCTGCTGCCACCTCCCTCCCCCACGTCGCCAGCTCCCCCTCACACCCCTGCTCCTCCGCCAAGGCCCCACCTTCACGCCCCACCCCGCCACCTCCACCTGACCGCAGGCGTCCAGACAGGCGGCTCATCCACAGAGGgcgatggtgatgatgatgtcaaAGTGATGTCACAGAGGGGATGGTGATGTCAGAGTGATGTCACAGAGGGGATGGTGATGTCAGAGAGTGTTGAGGCCcagtgagctctctctctctgtctctctctccgtctctctctccgtctgtttATGTGTGGTCTGCTGAAGTCACATGCCTCTATCCAGAGAAT includes these proteins:
- the LOC110487885 gene encoding AT-hook DNA-binding motif-containing protein 1; translated protein: MSRLSGRLRSGGGGGVGREGGALAEEQGCEGELATWGREVAAGVQERVIVEPSAEAGAQGTLDLSPSPSPHSLANGVHLHRRPGLGTRRRWQTETHTPGQTGVTGMQIYTDLQMHTPADTHTHLAANTHLAANTHLAANTHLAANTHMDAHTHSDSAGPEQPRTVSSPETHTRSPQRQVLLPVTHSACTNQQVAPSPCSPLPPPSANRDRPPAISPAHIGPTPLDLSKPSRAIGPNPTGPSLIGPSGSNPSTIGPDPVDPSPVSVEGERKYALRSSGRPRFPCQLRKSSRIRRSTEDGERRGGRESEREEEMAEEEEEEEKERVSVHVKVERPTVEEGLPATSKPADSAVPVAPRPSPRPTPRPTPHPTSHYAPRPAPKPRTSTKPQPRPSTNAKQKAQPRPSMKASPKASPRPATNLSPCPSINTVPQPTVKKEVPDDLVPPTKQKRRFVGVRRIVVKVARIPVNLSRRQKSYKISSMETVVGPERGGASGEGGLEGAEGVTSVVREPTALLRMKNNGKNVMVMFPPGELPVILKRRRGRPPKQVVPGMPDKTGGNFVAASGNGEPKKPRRRRRTKLPSPQPSYVNDTNDVKTEYGDVLSKLAFLNHQTPATGRCSPPRCWTPSEPDSFHTPSNNPGISALLHRLTGFRRRGGRGGGVGGRGGGAGGAGGEGFKSSFSDFFETIGKKRKVIPALSEPGLPRKRGKGGGGRGGGVAGGEMGAGGDGWKPMRKRRSCKNGVLKGEAGGHLEQDWSNGGGVWEDDRGGERERGPGAYQACGSLRGDFLPCEGGRAGAYGSPGGSREGGGGDEVQGLFAGYFRSLLDSDDSSDLLDISSSRPDPRKPPPTPGYDSSSTAPGPGSRWSPAFPKRSPKGEARENQTQVSSSSSSRPHYSYYLSQNSPTTSSFPKSTPPSLSLPRSPSSPHPSSYGHYPSGYSSSSPAGGSAAPQRPTDCSFAAYGAAGLDKASTVPPVGQGQMGYSNFSKRGYGGYPGQVGPSSPGGGGYMAMAKNNPFHSSSSPEGYRHYPSNQWNCKQGSSGWAWDSLAHHYPGGYSDYVTPGPSEPKDILDISNYTPQKVKRQPFLESLSESSSDSSHLGVTGSGGGVSTGGGGGGSGSGSGGGAYRQGGGRESLPIGGEGGQGQSSLSSLEKLMMDWHESASGPSYNWSQNVLFQGQGKPGRGRRKRNAAEPQMEKEGGGGPGPELPPDSPTSPPAQTQSHTSTQGSGAKRSGIGGRQGRGARGGRGRLCPSPRERPPGGKKGKAAGGGDGGGGGTAQGGLFQEGLDYFSGDSSSLSPLPTLALHLGYPPEPCEYPSPTPYSAHPSTPSSEERYPTLFPGEASSSSLSPGMTSTASSYPPKLSPTPQPYHPPLTPAPPHSSFSPSCSQSPRLLAHCGTALSPPYRNPATISKDHFTSQYDSPSCCSSPCWYSGASLSGSTSPHTNTHDNAHVHANVNPHASPNNHPDPKASAHPHTNTHPHTNTPTHTNTHPNPNPHANMSPHTHSNPNTNPHTHNNPHSKKHPHTNTHHLHSNHNQHLHPHTHTHPNMYTKPTLHTSPHPHPNPNLSPHPNTNLSPHSHSHPNPNLSPLPHPNPNLSPHPN